From one Geoalkalibacter halelectricus genomic stretch:
- a CDS encoding hybrid sensor histidine kinase/response regulator, with product MQTILIADPEADEGLLGALRAQGYSPLEAQSFTQVLNLCADQRPDVLLIDLSLPGFKGAASLKKLRQLPGLMDCALLLSAAPGASHSRLNPFVLQADDYLPKPYQVEDLIGRVNACLVRRKALAQDSTHLPAAYPATVETDPAGQDDLFQVMQKILKDLSRFKSLERCSVALLQQERSLAYVIASSDAPAPTGWRLDLANYPELREVGRTGHPLIVRNVRQSPIMADVADRLQTQLFQSLLVVPVVLGGCVVGALVLRFAEADPEFTQEELFFCQLMALMFAQVIKSSQELPQLHAMLREENRQLVKMLEKRDLFAVKAIAALHTPVTAIHGFCALIKDGGVSRLDADQQDYFDKVIDTCESLDGLMSDLLELSHFISGTAPLEMGERDLCVILRKVYDKTWPQALAKGLIFQWDMEPYDCRAWFDAASIQRVLEGLVANAVRFTPTGGQIRMAVEDRDQEIHVHVQDSGIGIQAPDLARLLGECTAETALSEDSGCGLSMALFRAILNAHQGRLWAKSHPGHGSQFSFSLPKHPVAVS from the coding sequence ATGCAGACCATTCTCATTGCCGATCCCGAAGCGGATGAAGGACTCCTCGGCGCACTGCGCGCACAGGGGTACTCTCCCCTTGAGGCTCAATCCTTCACCCAAGTGCTGAACCTGTGCGCGGATCAACGCCCGGACGTCCTGCTCATCGATCTGAGTCTTCCCGGTTTCAAGGGCGCGGCGAGTCTGAAAAAGCTGCGCCAGTTGCCCGGACTCATGGATTGTGCTTTGCTTTTGAGCGCCGCGCCGGGGGCATCTCACTCGCGCCTCAATCCCTTCGTGCTGCAGGCCGACGATTATTTGCCCAAGCCCTACCAGGTCGAGGATCTGATCGGGCGGGTTAACGCCTGCCTGGTCCGCAGAAAGGCCTTGGCTCAGGATTCGACCCACCTGCCTGCCGCATACCCCGCGACGGTCGAGACCGATCCGGCCGGCCAGGACGACCTTTTCCAAGTCATGCAGAAAATCCTCAAGGACCTTTCGCGGTTCAAAAGTCTTGAACGTTGTTCGGTGGCCTTGCTGCAGCAGGAGCGCAGCCTGGCCTACGTCATCGCCTCCAGTGATGCACCGGCGCCGACGGGCTGGCGGCTGGATCTGGCCAACTATCCCGAGTTGCGCGAGGTCGGCCGCACCGGCCATCCCTTAATCGTGCGCAACGTGCGGCAGTCGCCGATCATGGCCGATGTGGCCGATCGTCTCCAGACGCAGTTATTTCAATCGCTGCTGGTGGTGCCGGTGGTGCTCGGCGGCTGCGTGGTTGGTGCGCTGGTGCTGCGGTTTGCCGAAGCCGACCCCGAGTTCACCCAGGAGGAGCTGTTCTTTTGCCAGTTGATGGCCCTGATGTTCGCCCAGGTCATCAAGAGCTCCCAGGAACTACCCCAGCTTCATGCCATGCTGCGCGAGGAAAACCGGCAACTGGTGAAAATGCTGGAAAAACGCGATCTGTTCGCCGTTAAGGCGATTGCCGCTCTGCACACGCCGGTGACCGCCATCCATGGTTTCTGCGCCCTGATCAAGGATGGCGGCGTCTCGCGTCTTGATGCGGATCAGCAGGACTATTTCGACAAGGTGATCGACACCTGCGAGTCCCTGGACGGGCTGATGAGCGACTTGCTGGAGCTATCGCATTTTATCTCCGGCACGGCCCCCCTGGAGATGGGCGAGCGCGACCTGTGCGTGATCCTGCGCAAGGTCTATGACAAAACCTGGCCGCAGGCCTTGGCCAAGGGCTTGATTTTTCAGTGGGATATGGAGCCCTATGACTGCCGCGCCTGGTTCGATGCGGCAAGCATTCAGCGGGTGCTGGAAGGGTTGGTGGCCAACGCCGTTCGCTTTACTCCCACAGGCGGCCAGATACGCATGGCGGTCGAGGATCGCGACCAGGAAATTCATGTGCATGTCCAGGATTCCGGAATCGGCATCCAGGCGCCCGACCTGGCCCGGTTGCTCGGCGAGTGCACGGCGGAAACCGCCCTGAGCGAGGATTCGGGCTGCGGCCTGAGCATGGCTTTGTTTCGCGCCATCCTCAATGCTCACCAGGGTCGGCTTTGGGCGAAAAGCCACCCAGGGCACGGCAGCCAGTTCAGCTTCAGTCTTCCCAAGCATCCGGTAGCGGTCAGCTGA
- the cysE gene encoding serine O-acetyltransferase, whose product MLESIKEDIKAVFDRDPAVRSVAEVIFCYPGFHAMLFYRLAHWLWLRKFYFLGRFVSHLGRFFTGIEIHPGARIGSGFFIDHGMGVVIGETAEIGDNCTLYHGVTLGGTSWAKEKRHPTLGNNVIIGSGAKVLGPFTVGDNSKIGSNSVVVKEVPPNSTVVGVPGRMVISGGHKVEERVDLEHDKLPDPEAKAISCLFDQVRALERKVKELSARLEDQEAGSSNVPPSEGQEQDMEEKKAAG is encoded by the coding sequence ATGCTTGAGAGCATCAAGGAAGACATCAAGGCGGTATTCGATCGGGATCCAGCGGTGCGCAGCGTTGCCGAGGTGATATTCTGCTATCCCGGCTTTCACGCCATGTTGTTCTATCGCCTGGCGCATTGGCTGTGGCTGCGCAAGTTTTATTTTCTCGGACGTTTCGTGTCGCACCTCGGGCGATTCTTCACCGGCATCGAGATCCATCCCGGCGCCCGCATCGGGAGTGGATTTTTCATTGATCACGGCATGGGCGTGGTCATCGGTGAAACCGCGGAAATCGGCGACAACTGCACCCTCTATCACGGGGTGACCCTGGGGGGTACATCCTGGGCCAAGGAAAAACGTCATCCGACCCTGGGCAACAATGTGATCATCGGTTCGGGAGCCAAGGTTCTCGGCCCATTCACCGTCGGCGACAACAGCAAAATCGGCTCCAATTCGGTGGTGGTCAAGGAAGTTCCGCCCAACAGCACGGTGGTCGGCGTGCCGGGTCGCATGGTCATCTCGGGGGGGCACAAGGTCGAGGAGCGTGTCGATCTCGAGCACGACAAACTGCCCGATCCCGAAGCCAAGGCCATTTCCTGCCTGTTCGATCAGGTGCGGGCCCTTGAACGCAAGGTCAAGGAACTGTCCGCGCGTCTGGAGGATCAGGAGGCGGGCTCAAGCAATGTGCCGCCGAGCGAGGGACAGGAGCAGGACATGGAAGAGAAGAAGGCGGCAGGATAG
- a CDS encoding Rrf2 family transcriptional regulator — translation MRLSTKAQYAVRAMVSLHLNTDGAPMTTKDISAREGISLPYLEQLFVKLRRGKIVQSVRGPGGGYVLARPADKIQVDQIIDSVEETLVPVSCMEEDGTCACADQCITHTVWQGLGEKIRAFLSSITLEDLTREARERMGERQVQ, via the coding sequence ATGCGTCTTTCCACCAAAGCTCAATACGCGGTGCGCGCCATGGTCAGCCTCCATCTCAACACTGACGGCGCCCCCATGACGACCAAGGACATATCCGCGCGCGAAGGCATTTCGCTGCCTTACCTGGAGCAGCTTTTCGTCAAGCTGCGTCGCGGGAAGATCGTGCAGAGCGTGCGCGGCCCCGGCGGCGGCTATGTGTTGGCGCGGCCGGCGGACAAGATTCAGGTCGATCAGATCATCGACAGCGTCGAGGAGACCCTGGTCCCCGTGTCTTGCATGGAGGAAGACGGCACCTGTGCCTGCGCCGATCAGTGCATCACCCATACCGTTTGGCAGGGGCTCGGTGAAAAGATCCGGGCCTTTCTTTCGTCCATAACCCTGGAGGACTTGACCCGCGAAGCGCGCGAGCGCATGGGCGAGCGCCAGGTGCAATAA
- the nifS gene encoding cysteine desulfurase NifS — MKQIYMDYNATTPLRPEVLEAMLPFYREHFGNPSSVHWAGRMVSGAVEKAREQVARLINASPAEIVFTSCGSEGDNLALKGTVEALKDKGNHIITTAVEHPAVLNTCEFLEKNGCEVTYLPVDAEGMIDLAQLEAAITEKTILISAMWGNNETGTIFPIKEIGAIARKYKVRFHTDAVQAVGKLPVDVQKAGVDLLVISGHKIGAPKGVGAIYIRRGARMVPLIHGGHQERNRRAGTHNVAGIVGLGLACELAGRHLEENAARLKALRDKLERGIVERIPEVKVNGHPTRRLPNTLNVSFAYIEGESLLLNFDMKGVAASSGSACTSGSLEPSHVMGAMGVDIALAHSSTRFSLGPDSSEEDVDYILEILPPIVARLREMSPLYPGNK, encoded by the coding sequence GTGAAGCAAATTTACATGGATTACAACGCCACGACCCCGTTGCGTCCGGAAGTGCTTGAGGCCATGCTGCCATTTTATCGCGAACACTTCGGCAATCCCTCCAGTGTGCATTGGGCCGGCCGCATGGTCAGCGGCGCGGTGGAAAAAGCCCGCGAGCAGGTGGCGCGGCTCATCAATGCCTCGCCTGCGGAGATCGTGTTCACCAGTTGCGGCAGCGAGGGCGACAATCTGGCCCTTAAAGGCACCGTCGAGGCGCTTAAGGACAAGGGCAACCACATCATCACCACGGCCGTGGAGCACCCCGCCGTGCTCAACACCTGTGAATTTCTTGAAAAGAACGGCTGCGAGGTCACCTACCTGCCCGTCGACGCCGAGGGCATGATCGATCTGGCGCAACTCGAGGCCGCGATCACCGAAAAGACCATTCTCATCTCGGCCATGTGGGGCAACAATGAAACCGGCACTATTTTTCCCATCAAGGAGATCGGTGCCATCGCCCGCAAGTACAAGGTGCGCTTTCATACCGACGCCGTGCAGGCCGTGGGCAAGCTGCCCGTCGATGTGCAGAAGGCCGGCGTCGATCTGCTGGTGATCTCAGGCCACAAGATCGGCGCGCCCAAGGGGGTCGGGGCCATTTACATTCGTCGCGGCGCGCGCATGGTGCCGCTGATTCACGGCGGACATCAGGAGCGCAACCGGCGCGCCGGCACCCACAACGTGGCCGGTATTGTCGGCCTGGGTCTGGCGTGCGAACTCGCCGGGCGACATTTAGAAGAGAACGCCGCACGGCTCAAGGCTCTGCGCGACAAGCTCGAGCGCGGCATTGTCGAGCGCATCCCCGAGGTCAAGGTCAACGGTCATCCGACCCGGCGCCTGCCCAACACGCTCAACGTCAGTTTCGCCTATATCGAGGGCGAATCCCTGCTGCTCAACTTCGATATGAAGGGGGTGGCGGCATCCTCGGGTTCGGCCTGCACCTCGGGCTCCCTGGAGCCTTCCCACGTCATGGGCGCCATGGGCGTGGATATCGCCCTGGCCCACTCGAGCACCCGCTTCAGCCTCGGTCCCGACAGCAGCGAGGAAGACGTCGATTATATTCTCGAAATTCTGCCGCCCATCGTCGCGCGGCTGCGGGAGATGAGCCCGCTTTATCCCGGCAACAAATAA
- the nifU gene encoding Fe-S cluster assembly scaffold protein NifU, whose amino-acid sequence MYTEKVMDHFSNPRNVGEIENADGVGEVGNASCGDIMKIFLKVEDNIIKDVKFKTFGCGAAIATSSMVTEMAIGKTLDEAMELTNAAVADALDGLPANKMHCSNLAADALHEAIKNYKEKQGAG is encoded by the coding sequence ATGTACACCGAAAAAGTCATGGATCATTTCAGCAATCCGCGCAACGTCGGCGAAATCGAGAATGCCGACGGCGTGGGCGAAGTTGGCAATGCTTCCTGCGGCGACATCATGAAGATCTTTCTCAAGGTCGAGGACAACATCATCAAGGATGTCAAGTTCAAGACCTTTGGCTGCGGCGCCGCCATCGCGACTTCGTCCATGGTGACCGAGATGGCCATCGGCAAGACCCTGGATGAGGCCATGGAGCTGACCAACGCCGCCGTCGCCGACGCCCTCGACGGCTTGCCCGCCAACAAGATGCACTGCAGCAACCTCGCCGCCGACGCCCTGCACGAAGCGATCAAGAATTATAAGGAAAAGCAGGGGGCGGGGTAG
- the mnmA gene encoding tRNA 2-thiouridine(34) synthase MnmA, with protein sequence MTAPKKRIVVAMSGGVDSSVTAALLKEQGHEVIGMTMQIWDYSKFTAANGETFGTCCSLDDVYDARRVAQALEIPFYVVNFEKQFQQAVIDDFCDAYFSGRTPNPCVLCNQVLKFDLLLRRARELEADFLATGHYAIIEADGQGGQVLRKGCDESKDQSYFLFTLTQEQMARVRFPLGAMSKDEVREHAARFNLPVAEKAESQDICFVPDGDYVRFLEEERGAGQRDGEIVHVSGQVLGRHRGTYRYTVGQRRGLGIAWHEPLFVVGIDAGKRQVIVGEKPFLERDALIVQQCNWHIPVPGEPLRAACRIRYRHREVPALITALPDGRAEVRFDEAQRGVTPGQAAVFYADDRVLGGGWIS encoded by the coding sequence ATGACAGCCCCTAAAAAAAGAATCGTCGTCGCCATGAGCGGCGGGGTTGATTCATCGGTGACGGCGGCGCTGCTCAAGGAGCAGGGCCATGAGGTCATCGGCATGACCATGCAGATCTGGGATTACTCCAAGTTCACCGCGGCAAACGGCGAGACCTTCGGCACCTGCTGCTCCCTGGATGATGTTTATGATGCGCGGCGGGTGGCCCAGGCCCTGGAAATTCCCTTCTATGTGGTCAATTTCGAGAAGCAGTTTCAGCAGGCGGTCATCGATGATTTTTGCGACGCCTATTTTTCCGGGCGCACGCCCAACCCCTGCGTGTTGTGCAATCAGGTGCTGAAATTCGATCTGCTGCTGCGCCGCGCGCGCGAACTGGAGGCCGATTTCCTCGCCACCGGACACTACGCCATCATCGAGGCGGATGGCCAGGGCGGCCAGGTGCTGCGCAAGGGGTGCGACGAAAGCAAGGATCAGAGCTATTTCTTGTTCACCTTGACCCAGGAACAGATGGCGCGGGTGCGGTTTCCCCTGGGCGCCATGAGCAAGGATGAGGTGCGCGAGCACGCCGCGCGCTTCAATCTGCCCGTGGCCGAAAAAGCCGAGAGCCAGGACATCTGCTTTGTACCCGACGGCGACTATGTGCGTTTTCTCGAAGAAGAGCGCGGCGCGGGACAGCGGGACGGTGAGATCGTGCATGTCTCCGGCCAGGTGCTGGGACGCCACCGGGGAACCTATCGCTACACCGTCGGGCAACGGCGCGGGCTGGGCATTGCCTGGCACGAACCCCTGTTCGTGGTGGGCATCGATGCCGGGAAGCGGCAGGTGATCGTGGGCGAAAAGCCGTTTCTGGAACGCGATGCCCTCATCGTGCAGCAGTGCAACTGGCACATCCCCGTGCCTGGAGAGCCGCTGCGGGCCGCCTGCCGCATCCGCTATCGTCACCGCGAGGTGCCCGCCCTCATCACCGCTCTGCCCGATGGCCGCGCCGAGGTGCGCTTCGACGAGGCGCAGCGCGGCGTGACGCCCGGTCAGGCGGCGGTGTTCTATGCCGACGACCGGGTACTTGGAGGAGGCTGGATCTCATGA
- the mtaB gene encoding tRNA (N(6)-L-threonylcarbamoyladenosine(37)-C(2))-methylthiotransferase MtaB — MNRTVAVTTLGCKTNQYESAAMEERLIGAGYEILPFEEGAELVIVNTCTVTAATDRQSRNLIRRARRLNPAARIVVTGCYAQVAPDKLMNLPGVALVIGNAEKKEFLDLLQDVADTPRVKVSDIGRTREAVALPLSRFADRSRAFVQIQNGCDAFCSYCIIPHARGRSRSLAPDEALEQVRQLVEHGYPEIVLTGIHIGGYGADLSPATSLHELVARIEEETAVRRLRLGSIEPTEIPAALVARMAASQVVCPHFHIPLQSGDDEILKRMNRLYDTAFFRRTIMGIHSRMPEGAIGLDVIVGFPGETEEQFANTCRFVEELPATHLHVFPFSKRPGTPAALMPDQVAAAVIKERAARLRALGEEKNRAYAQRFIGRTLEVVVEGGGSVGSRKGLSRNYLQISFPGSEALIGKVVPVKVTALGDGGLEGSLA; from the coding sequence ATGAACCGCACCGTTGCCGTGACCACCCTGGGGTGCAAGACCAACCAATATGAATCGGCGGCCATGGAAGAGCGCCTGATCGGCGCCGGCTATGAAATCCTGCCTTTCGAGGAGGGCGCCGAACTGGTCATCGTCAACACCTGCACCGTTACCGCGGCCACCGACCGGCAGTCACGCAACCTCATTCGCCGTGCCCGGCGCCTCAATCCCGCGGCACGCATCGTGGTCACCGGCTGCTATGCCCAGGTGGCCCCCGACAAGTTGATGAATCTGCCGGGCGTCGCCCTGGTCATCGGCAACGCGGAAAAAAAGGAATTTCTCGATCTGTTGCAGGACGTGGCCGATACCCCAAGGGTGAAGGTTTCGGATATCGGCCGGACGCGCGAAGCGGTCGCTTTGCCCCTGTCGCGTTTTGCCGACCGCAGCCGCGCCTTTGTGCAGATCCAGAATGGCTGCGATGCCTTTTGCAGCTACTGCATCATCCCCCATGCCCGGGGGCGCAGCCGTTCCCTGGCGCCGGACGAGGCCCTGGAGCAGGTGCGGCAATTGGTGGAGCACGGCTACCCGGAAATCGTGCTGACCGGGATTCATATCGGCGGCTACGGCGCCGATCTTTCCCCCGCGACCTCCCTGCATGAGTTGGTGGCCCGCATCGAGGAAGAAACCGCCGTGCGGCGCTTGCGCCTGGGGTCCATTGAACCGACCGAAATCCCCGCCGCCCTGGTGGCGCGCATGGCCGCCTCGCAAGTGGTCTGCCCGCACTTTCACATTCCCTTGCAGTCCGGCGACGACGAGATCCTCAAACGCATGAACCGCCTCTACGACACGGCCTTCTTTCGGCGCACGATCATGGGCATTCACAGCCGCATGCCCGAGGGCGCCATCGGTTTGGATGTGATCGTCGGCTTTCCCGGTGAAACCGAAGAGCAATTCGCCAACACCTGCCGCTTCGTGGAGGAGCTGCCGGCAACCCATCTGCATGTATTTCCCTTCAGCAAACGTCCCGGCACCCCCGCCGCCCTGATGCCCGATCAGGTTGCGGCAGCCGTCATCAAGGAGCGCGCCGCCCGGCTGCGTGCCCTGGGCGAGGAAAAAAACCGCGCCTATGCCCAGCGGTTTATCGGCCGCACGCTGGAGGTGGTCGTCGAGGGCGGCGGCAGCGTCGGGTCGCGCAAGGGATTGAGCCGCAACTACCTGCAGATCTCCTTCCCCGGTTCCGAGGCTTTGATCGGTAAAGTCGTCCCGGTGAAAGTCACCGCTCTGGGTGATGGCGGGCTTGAGGGATCCCTCGCATAA
- a CDS encoding RluA family pseudouridine synthase, producing MQQSRRLVTHRIGVEAQARGERLDLFLARRIAGVSRKKIKRALDDNRVSVDGRVVRRAGQVLVGGEQIVAEVEVDEAPPRHTLEIIFQDQTLLALNKPAGLAVHGGPGAGANALDLVRERLGANAAPILLHRLDQDTSGVLLFALDAAANRELARQFSAREVQKTYLALVSGDPPDSFVVDNHLQPKKRGRTLAVRSGGLAAQTFFTTLMRGEGFALVEARPRTGRTHQIRAHLAGEGFALLGDSLYGGPEFVALNGQTLAVARHLLHAWRLHIHHPLSGAALSLEAPIPQDFKVFPEVESVCRSLPPPHRACAPPE from the coding sequence ATGCAGCAGAGCAGACGGCTCGTCACGCACCGCATCGGCGTCGAAGCCCAGGCTCGCGGCGAACGTTTGGATCTTTTCCTGGCGCGGCGCATCGCCGGTGTCTCACGCAAGAAAATCAAGCGCGCCCTGGATGATAACCGCGTCAGCGTCGATGGCCGCGTGGTGCGCCGGGCCGGGCAGGTGCTGGTCGGCGGTGAGCAAATCGTCGCCGAGGTCGAGGTCGACGAGGCGCCTCCGCGACATACCCTGGAGATTATCTTTCAGGATCAAACCCTGCTCGCCCTGAACAAACCCGCCGGGTTGGCCGTCCATGGCGGCCCCGGCGCCGGCGCCAACGCCCTGGATCTGGTCAGGGAACGACTCGGCGCGAACGCCGCGCCCATCCTGCTGCACCGCCTCGATCAGGACACCAGCGGGGTGTTGCTTTTTGCCCTCGATGCGGCCGCCAATCGCGAGCTCGCGCGCCAGTTCAGTGCCCGCGAGGTGCAAAAAACCTACCTGGCCCTTGTGTCAGGAGACCCTCCGGACAGCTTCGTGGTGGACAATCATCTCCAACCGAAAAAACGCGGGCGCACCCTCGCCGTGCGCAGCGGCGGTCTGGCGGCACAGACCTTTTTCACCACCTTGATGCGCGGCGAGGGTTTTGCCCTGGTCGAGGCCCGCCCGCGCACCGGGCGTACCCACCAGATCCGCGCTCACCTGGCAGGGGAAGGCTTTGCCTTGTTGGGGGATAGCCTCTACGGTGGCCCTGAATTCGTCGCCCTTAATGGACAAACCCTGGCCGTTGCACGCCATCTGCTGCACGCCTGGCGTCTGCACATCCACCATCCGCTCAGCGGCGCGGCGCTGAGCCTGGAAGCCCCCATCCCGCAAGATTTCAAGGTGTTTCCGGAGGTGGAGTCGGTTTGCCGTTCGCTCCCTCCTCCCCACCGGGCTTGCGCGCCACCAGAATGA
- a CDS encoding class I SAM-dependent methyltransferase, whose product MTNPGSLEPRHCKLCGASAASQTIHLPSTTIQVCRECDFHFIDYLDPLPPAETEQHKELDEKSWKYIEERLGIGEGELVWRLRLVEKYCSLPGTRCLDIGAGVGQFLLLLRAAEALGIGIEPSRLRRLFARKKFDLHLEGQTVESPIWRDKYRATFDLITLWDVIEHVNFPAETIQSTFTVLKPGGVLFLDTPSREVLPYRISLWAHRLSGGRISLFLPGYYSTLPYGHKQIFTPRQLAQCVEQAGFEVLAQGAGYDELLGMRPPLLRPKNKIILVARKPGGEEGANGKPTPPPETP is encoded by the coding sequence ATGACCAATCCCGGCTCCCTTGAACCCCGCCACTGCAAGCTCTGCGGCGCCTCGGCCGCTTCACAGACCATTCATCTGCCCTCGACAACCATACAGGTCTGCCGCGAGTGCGATTTTCACTTTATCGACTACCTCGATCCCCTGCCCCCCGCAGAGACCGAACAGCACAAAGAGCTTGATGAAAAATCCTGGAAATACATCGAGGAGCGATTGGGTATCGGCGAAGGAGAGCTGGTCTGGCGCCTGCGCTTGGTGGAGAAATACTGCTCCCTGCCCGGCACACGCTGCCTCGACATCGGCGCCGGAGTCGGTCAGTTTCTCTTGTTGCTGCGCGCGGCCGAGGCCCTTGGGATAGGCATAGAGCCCAGCCGCCTGAGGCGTTTGTTCGCGCGGAAAAAATTCGATCTGCACCTCGAGGGACAGACCGTCGAATCGCCCATCTGGCGGGACAAATACCGCGCGACCTTTGATCTGATCACCCTGTGGGATGTCATCGAACACGTCAATTTCCCCGCCGAGACCATCCAGAGCACCTTCACAGTGCTCAAACCGGGGGGCGTTCTGTTTCTCGACACCCCGTCGCGCGAGGTGCTGCCCTACCGCATCAGCCTCTGGGCCCACCGCTTGAGCGGTGGCCGCATTTCCCTGTTCCTGCCCGGCTACTACTCCACCCTGCCCTACGGCCACAAACAGATTTTTACCCCCCGACAACTCGCCCAATGCGTCGAGCAGGCCGGATTTGAGGTTCTGGCTCAGGGCGCGGGCTACGACGAGCTGCTGGGCATGCGCCCCCCGCTGCTGCGCCCCAAGAACAAGATCATTCTGGTGGCGCGCAAGCCCGGTGGGGAGGAGGGAGCGAACGGCAAACCGACTCCACCTCCGGAAACACCTTGA